The Ananas comosus cultivar F153 linkage group 7, ASM154086v1, whole genome shotgun sequence genome has a window encoding:
- the LOC109712475 gene encoding pentatricopeptide repeat-containing protein DOT4, chloroplastic-like: MLQKLSINIPPNVILKFIKSYLISGELDRARDLFDRIPKPDLRSLTMLFTAYTKQGRPKESVNLYRRLRSENRIDPDKLVLLSIIKACAHSTNLIDAKEMHEEVVKLGFGSDLLLGNALVDMYGKCGFSEGAKGVFDVLQEKDVISWTSLIAAYANCRLSREGLHVLHEMILSGTRPNSVTLSTVLPMCSKLQLLDLGRAIHCFAIRNRLEDDIFVSSGLVDMYASCLSTCQARIVFNSIREKDVVSCIVILSAYFSAGECEEALELFSWMKFHRIPMNSASWNCMISGLVQNGKTEKAFEVFAEMFDSGFRPNKVTMACILPACINLENLRGGKEIHGYVIRHWFTEDTMVVTSIVFMYAKCGDLDKSRVVFDKMTRKDTVAWNTMIIANSMHGCGSEALSIFSQMIETGVRPNSQTFTGVLSACSHSQLVDEGRWVFNSMKIDHDFEPDAEHYACMVDVLSRAGYLYEAYELIQSMPMEPTASAWGALLAACRVHKNVELGKVAAEHLFEIEPENAGNYVLLSNMLVTAKLWDDASKIRVLMRDKLRERGITKVPGCSWIQIGRKVYTFVKGDKRNGQSDEIYGFLKEIAEKMRLEGYLPDTNFVLQDINREEKEEVLCSHSEKLAVALGILNLNGGSVIRVFKNLRICGDCHNAIKFIAKIIGVQVIVRDNVRFHHFRDGSCSCRDLW; the protein is encoded by the coding sequence ATGCTGCAAAAGCTATCCATTAACATCCCACCCAATGTAATCCTCAAGTTCATCAAATCCTACTTAATCTCCGGTGAACTAGATCGCGCCCGTGACCTGTTCGATAGAATTCCCAAACCAGATCTCCGCTCCTTGACGATGTTATTCACGGCCTACACCAAACAAGGCCGTCCAAAAGAATCAGTAAACCTTTACCGGCGTCTCCGTAGTGAGAATAGAATCGATCCTGATAAGTTGGTCCTGCTATCCATTATTAAGGCTTGCGCGCATTCTACCAATCTCATCGATGCCAAAGAGATGCATGAAGAGGTCgttaagctagggtttggttcgGACCTTCTTTTGGGAAATGCGTTGGTGGACATGTACGGAAAATGCGGGTTTAGCGAGGGAGCTAAGGGAGTCTTTGATGTCTTACAGGAAAAGGATGTGATATCGTGGACTTCGTTAATAGCGGCTTATGCGAATTGTAGGCTATCAAGAGAAGGATTGCATGTGCTTCATGAGATGATTCTATCCGGGACAAGACCCAATTCAGTGACGTTGTCGACAGTGCTTCCTATGTGCTCGAAATTGCAGCTTTTAGATCTCGGGAGAGCAATTCATTGTTTTGCTATAAGAAACAGATTAGAAGATGATATCTTTGTAAGCAGTGGGCTTGTGGATATGTATGCCAGTTGTTTGAGCACATGCCAAGCAAGGATTGTATTTAATAGCATCAGAGAAAAGGATGTTGTGTCTTGTATAGTGATTTTATCAGCATATTTTTCTGCTGGGGAGTGTGAGGAGGCTCTCGAGCTCTTCTCATGGATGAAATTTCACAGAATTCCGATGAACTCCGCTTCATGGAACTGCATGATTAGTGGGCTTGTGCAAAATGGAAAGACAGAGAAGGCATTTGAAGTGTTTGCTGAAATGTTTGACTCAGGATTTAGACCCAACAAAGTTACAATGGCCTGCATATTGCCTGCTTGTATTAATCTCGAGAATTTAAGAGGGGGGAAGGAAATACATGGCTATGTTATTCGACACTGGTTTACGGAGGACACAATGGTGGTAACATCTATCGTATTCATGTATGCCAAATGTGGAGACTTGGACAAGTCGAGAGTAGTGTTTGATAAAATGACTAGAAAGGATACTGTTGCTTGGAATACAATGATCATTGCGAATTCCATGCATGGTTGTGGGAGCGAAGCACTGTCTATCTTTAGCCAAATGATTGAGACTGGTGTGCGCCCTAATTCACAGACTTTCACTGGGGTTTTATCTGCTTGTAGCCACTCGCAGCTCGTCGATGAAGGCCGGTGGGTTTTCAATTCCATGAAAATTGACCATGATTTCGAGCCAGATGCTGAGCATTATGCCTGTATGGTTGATGTGTTAAGCCGCGCCGGTTATCTTTACGAGGCTTATGAGCTAATTCAGAGCATGCCCATGGAACCAACCGCAAGTGCTTGGGGAGCACTACTCGCCGCTTGTAGAGTACACAAAAATGTTGAATTGGGAAAAGTTGCTGCTGAACATCTGTTTGAGATTGAACCTGAAAATGCTGGGAACTATGTTCTTCTCTCAAATATGTTGGTCACCGCCAAATTGTGGGATGATGCATCGAAGATTAGGGTTTTAATGAGGGATAAATTGAGGGAAAGAGGAATAACAAAAGTGCCGGGATGCAGTTGGATACAAATTGGAAGGAAAGTCTATACTTTTGTTAAGGGTGATAAGAGGAATGGTCAGAGTGATGAGATATATGGTTTCTTGAAAGAGATAGCGGAGAAGATGAGACTCGAAGGTTATCTCCCTGATACAAACTTTGTTCTTCAAGATATTAATagagaggagaaggaagaagttTTGTGTAGCCACAGTGAAAAGCTTGCAGTGGCGCTCGGCATATTGAACTTGAACGGTGGATCTGTTATTCGGGTGTTCAAAAACTTGAGAATTTGCGGCGACTGTCACAATGCTATCAAGTTCATAGCAAAGATTATTGGGGTACAGGTCATTGTGAGAGATAATGTGAGGTTCCACCATTTTAGGGATGGTTCTTGTTCATGCAGGGATCTGTGGTGa
- the LOC109712352 gene encoding mitochondrial import receptor subunit TOM6 homolog, whose translation MFLGAIPRRPDKATAYKQLKTHLAIMGTWIAVIRVTPYILHFLTQEKEELKFEF comes from the coding sequence ATGTTTCTGGGAGCGATACCGCGGCGCCCGGACAAGGCGACGGCGTACAAGCAGCTGAAGACGCACCTGGCGATAATGGGGACGTGGATCGCCGTTATCCGCGTCACCCCCTACATCCTCCACTTCCTCACCCAGGAGAAAGAGGagctcaagttcgaattctaa